The Leifsonia poae region CGCGCGGCGGTGCAGCAACGGCTGCCCGAGCTGGAGGTGCGCTCGGGTGGATCGACGAGCGTCGACATCACGCGCCGCGGCATCGACAAGGCCTACGGGATGACAAGGCTCGCCGCGATCACCAGCATCCCCTTCGGTGAGATGCTGTTCGTCGGCGACCGGCTCGACCCGAACGGGAACGACTTCCCGGTGATCGCGTTGGGTATCCCGACCCGCGCTGTGGAGGGCTGGGAGCAGACGGCGGAACTGGTCGAAACGCTGCTCGTGGGCTGAGCGGCTGGGACGCGGGGTGTGTGGGCTGGGTACAGTTGCCGCATCCGTTCGAGCGAGGGGAGTGGGGAGGATTCGTGGCCGATCATCGAGTGACCATTATCGACGTGGCGAACAGGGCCGGAGTCGCGATCAGCTCGGTTTCCAGTGCGCTCAACGGCAGACCCGGCGTGTCGGAGGCCACCCGCGAGCGCATCGTCCAAGTGGCGAACGAGCTCGGTTTCGTTCCCTCGCTGCACGGGAAGAGCCTTTCCGGCAAGCGCTCGTACACCGTCGGTCTCGTGGTGCAGCGAGACCCTGAAGTCCTCGAGCTCGACCCGTTCTTCGGTGGATTCATCGCGGGGGTCGAGGAGGCGATCGATCCGCGCGGGTATGCACTGGTGCTGCAGGTCGGCGCGCGTCCGGCGGAGATCCTGCAGCGTTACCGCAAGCTCACAGCCGACCGCCGTGTCGACGGCATCTTCATGCTCGACCTCGAAGTCGACGATCCGAGGATCCCTCTCGTGCAGGAGCTCGAGCTGCCGGCCGTCGCGGTGAACCCCGACGATGACTTCCCGCTGCCCGCTGTGCGACAGGATGCCGATGGAGGGGTCCGGGCGACCGTTCAGCACCTCGTCGGGCTCGGTCACCGGCGGATCGGCTATGTCGGCGGACGCGCGCAGCTGATCCACTCCGTGCAGCGTGAACGGGCCTGGCGTGGTGCGTTGCTCGAGGTCGGGCTGGAGCCCGGGCCCGTCATCCCGGGCGATTTCAGCTACATCGGTGGTGCCGCAGCAGCGACGGCGATGCTCGCCCTCGATGAGCCTCCCACGGCGGTGATGTGCGCGAACGACCTCTCCGCAATGGGTTTCATCGCCCGGGCCGAGGATCTCGGTATCGATGTGCCCGGAGGCCTCTCCGTCGCCGGATTCGACGACATCCGGCTCGGCACCTACGTGCGGCCGGCCCTCACCACCGTCCGCACCGCTCCGCGCGAGATCGGCCGTGAATCGGGCCGTCTGCTGATCAATCTGATCGAAGGCCATGACGTCGGCGATACGCGGATCGCGGATGCCGAACTCGTGGTGCGCGATTCCACCTCCGTCGTGCCGCCGGGACGCTGACCGCCGGGATTCCCGCTTGCGCAGAGGTCGGCTGCATGTCATACTCCGTTTACCGAAACGTTTCGGTAATCCCGATGCACTCAAAGAGGAGACCACAGATGGCAACAATGAGGTTGCGGGGCAACGCCGCGATCCGACGACTATTCGCAGGCGTCGCCGTGGTGGCGACGATCGGCGTCCTCGCCGCCTGCTCGAGCACGGACGCAGGGTCGTCGAACGGTGAACCGAGCGGGAAGCTGCAACTGCTGGTCTCCAGCAGCGATGCGACCGACGCGGGCTTCCGTGCGGTCAACGACGCCTTCAAGAAGAAGTATCCGGCGGTCGACGTGGTCTTCTCCACCGTGTCCAACGACAACTACCCGGCCACCAAGTCCTCGCGCTTGACCGCCGGAAACCTCGACCTGTTCGTCGTCAAGGGCATGACCGAAACGCCAACGTACGCGAAAGACTCCGCCACCGACGACGCCCGTCTCGCAGCGGCCGGTGGACTCGTCGATCTCACCAAGGAGAGCTTCCTGAAGAAGTTCACTCCGACTCTGCTGGCGTCCCAGGCGATCGACGGCAAACAGTATGCGGTCCCGACCGGCGTGAGCTACTACACCGGGGTCTTCTACAACAAGAAGATCTTCGCCGACAACGGCCTGGCCGTGCCGACGACGTGGAGTCAGTTCACGACCGTGGTCGACGCGCTCAAGGCCAAAGGAGTGACGCCGTTCGGTCTCGGCGGCAAGGACAGCTGGCCGGCCGGCCTGCCGATGCTCGCCTCGGTGGCCTCGCTCTATCCGACCGCCGCCGACAAGCAGCAGTTGGCAGAGAACCTCTGGACGAACACGGCGAAACTCACCGACCCGACCGAGGTGAAGGTGCTCCAGCAGACCGAGTACGTGCTGCAGAACTCGCAGCAGGGCGCTGCCGGCGCGGACTACACGACGATCCCGTCCGGATTCGCGGCCGGCGATTTCGCGATGACGGTCGACGGCACGTGGGACCAGCCGACCATCGCCGCCGCGGTCGCGGGCAAGTTCGACTACGGCTACTTCCCGTTCCCCGGTTCGGACAAGGCCGCGGACAACGCGCTCCTGAACGGAAAGACCGAACTGCAGCTGGCCATTCCGAGCTCGGCCAAGAACAAGACGGCCGCCCTCGCCTGGCTCGACTTCTTCTCGCAGAAGCAGAACTACGAACTGTTCCTCGGAAAGTCGGGCTTCTCGCCGGCGCAGCCGGACATCTCGACCAGTGACTTCCTGCAGTCCATCGGCCAGTACACCGCGACGTACCAGCCGGCGTGGGATCAGATCTGGTTCGCCAACAACAAGGCCGGTCAGGATGCGGTGTTCCCGTTCAACTATCCGGCACTGACCCCGCTGGGCTCCGACACCCCGGAGCAGGCCGCCCAGGCCGCCCAGAAGGCGTGGACGGCGGCGGGCTGACCGATATCCGCCCGGGGTGGGCTGCGACGCCCGGCGATGCGGCCCACCCCGACGTGAATCGAACGAGACATGGCTGACACTTTTCCCTTCCCCCGCCGCACGCCGATGCGGATCACTTTCGGCATCGCGATGCTTCTGCTCGGCGTGTTCGGGTTCATCCCGGCGATCGGCGTGCTGGTCGCGTCGTTCACCGACCTGCGCGGCCTCCCCGGCCTGCCGATCAACTTCGTCGGCGTCCAGAACTACGTCGACTTCTTCTCACCCGCCAAATGGGCGGACAGCGCGAACGCGCTCACGAACACGGTCGTCTTCGCCTTCGCCAGCACGGTCATCCAGATCGTGGTCGCACTCGCGATCGCCATCCTGCTGAACCGCAAGCTCAAAGGCCGCAACTTCTACCGCGCCGTCGTCTTCATGCCGACGATCCTCGGCGTCACCGTCACCGGTCTGGTCTGGTCGCTGATCTTCAACGTCAGCGGTGGCCCGGCCGCCTCCGTGCTCGGCCTCTTCGGCAAGCACTCGGCGTTCTTCGGCGACCCCCATCTCGCGCTCGCGCTGGTCATCCTGGTGCAGGTGTGGATGGTGCTCGGCGTCTCGGTGATCATCTTCCTGTCTGGTTTGCAGGCGGTTCCGGAAGAGCTCCACGAGGCAGCCGAGATCGACGGGGCGAGCGCCTGGCAGCGCTTCCGCAATGTCACCGTCCCCTTGCTGGCACCCGCGATCACTGCGAATGTGCTCCTGGGCATCGTCAACGCGCTGCAGAGCTACCAGCTCATCTACGTGCTCAGCGGCCCGAACAACCGGTCGACCCAGGTGCTCTCACTGCTGGTCTACGTGCAGGGCTTCGGAGGCGCATCCGGCACGACCCTTTCACAATCCCAGGGCTATGCGGCCGCGGTCTCGATGGTCCAGTTCGTGCTGGTCGCGATCATCTCCATCACCGCCCTGGTCATCCTCCGCCGACGGGAAGCCAAGCTGTGACGACGACAAACACGAGCACCGGAACCGACGCCACCACAGCGCCCATGCCGGATTCGCGCGCGGAATCCGTGCCGCCACGGGAACCGGGCCGCCCCCGACGTATCCGGCGGATCCCGATCGGCGCATACCTGTGTGCGCTGATACTGCTGGTGCTGTTCCTCTTCCCGCTGCTGTACCTGCTGAACACCGCGCTCAAGTCGCAGGCCGAGTTCGTCTCCGACCCCGTCGGTCTCGTCAGCGACCCGCAGTGGGGCAACTTCGCCGCAGCCTGGAACAAGGGCAACTTCGGCGCGTACATCCTCAACAGTGTTCTCTACACGGCAGCGGGCTCGGCCATCGGCACCGTGCTGACCCTACTGCTGGCCTTCCCCGTCGCTCGCGGCTACATCCGCGGCGCCAGGGTCTGGTCGATCGTGTTCGTGCTCGTGCTCTTCCTGCCGAATGCGCTGATCACCCAATTCCAATTGCTGCTCCGTCTCGGGCTCTACGACACGCAGCTCGGCTACATTCTGCTGGTCGGCGTCGGGGTGGGGGTCGGCCCGCTGCTGCTGAGCGGTTTCGTCAAGTCCATCCCGCGCGAGCTCGATGAGGCGGCCGCGATGGACGGCGTCGGCTACTGGCGCTACCTCTTCGGCTTCGTCTTCCCCCTGGCGCGACCCGCCCTGGTGACCATCTTTATTCTTCAGGCCGTCTGGATCTGGAACGAGATCATCCTCGCGACCGTTCTGCTGGCCGACCCCACCAAGTTCCCTGTGACGGTCGGCCTTTACGCCTTCAAAGGCACCTACGGCAACCAGTGGCCCCTGCTGGCCGCCGCGACATTCATCGTGGCGGCGCCGCTGATCGTCGGTTACATCTTCATCCAGCGCTACCTCGTCAACGGCGTGGTGGGCGCCATCAAGGGCTGATCCGCCCGCCGCCATCCACTCAACATCCATAAGAAGGGTCTCGTGTCCACGACCACCACCACCTCGACCACCATCAGCACCGACATCCCCTACGCTCTCGAGCGCGTCGGCATCGTGATGGAGCCGGACCCCCGGGATCCGCGCCAGGTCGAGGGTGTCCTGAACCCGGCAACGGTTCAGACGCCCGACGGGGCCGTGCACCTGTTCCCGCGGCTCGTCGCCGAACGGAATGTCTCCCGGATCGGGCGGGCTCCGATCGTCATCGCCGACGGAGTTCCGGCCGGTGTGGGCGAGGTGGCGATCGTGCTCGAAGCAGACCGCGGGTGGGAGCACGGCACCGACCACGGCGGCGTCGAGGACCCGCGGATCACGCCGCTGAAAGACCTCGGCGTGTACGTGATGTCGTACGTTGCATTCGGCCCGCTCGGGCCGAAGCCGGCCCTCGCGATCTCGACCGATGGGATCGACTGGCGGCGCATCGGGCCGATCCAGTTCCAGTACGATGACGACCTCGACACCGACCTGAACCTCTTTCCCAACAAAGACGTCGTCTTCTTCCCCGAGATCGTTCCCGGGCCCGACGGAGTGCCGAGCTTCGCGCTCCTGCACCGGCCGATGTGGGATCTGTCGTTCACCCGGCCGAACGAGAACCCGCCGCTTCCGGCCGGGATGCTGGACGACCGCGCCGGCATCTGGATCTCCTACGTGCCCGTCGACGAGGCCGAGCGCGACCTGTCCGCCCTCGTTCGGCCGCGTGGACACCGCTTCGTCGCCGGACCGGTTCACGACTGGGAGGCTCTCAAGATCGGTGCGGGACCCGCTCCGCTGCGCGTGCCAGAGGGCTGGCTGCTTCTGCACCACGGCGTCACCGGCTCGCTCGGCGCCGGGGCTTTTGTGCCGCATGCCTTCGACGTGCACTACGTGGTCGGCGCGATCCTGCTCGACGCCGACGACCCCTCGCGCGTGCTCGCCCGGACGAGCGAGCCACTCATGACGCCGGAGACGGCCGAGGAGACCGCGGGCACGGTGGCCAACGTCATCTTCCCCACCGCCATCGAAGAGATCAACGGCGAGCACTTCGTCTTCTTCGGCGCCGCCGACACCCGAATCTCGGTGGCCCGCCTGATTCGCACCGCCGACTGACCAACACCCGACCGAATCGCTCCACTCACCCGAATAAAGGAGTCTGCGCAATGACGCGTGACAGAGAAACACGGAACATTCCGGCGCCACCCGACGAGCGCCGCGTCCAAGGCGGGCGAACGCGAAGCCGAGTGGCGCGCGTCCGCTCCCGTCTCGCCTCGGCGACAGCCATGATCGTCGTCGCCGTGCTCGGCGCCGTGGGCCTCGCCGCGGCTCCTGCCGCCGCTGCGGCGAATCTCGACGCTGATGTCTCCACGATCGTCTCCCGTCTGCAGGACTACTTCCTCGGCCAGGGCGACGAGGTGCAGATCGCCAACGGCATCTACCTTGCGCAGACCTCGAACGCGCTGGAGTACGTCGCCTCGCAGAACGCGGACG contains the following coding sequences:
- a CDS encoding LacI family DNA-binding transcriptional regulator, translated to MTIIDVANRAGVAISSVSSALNGRPGVSEATRERIVQVANELGFVPSLHGKSLSGKRSYTVGLVVQRDPEVLELDPFFGGFIAGVEEAIDPRGYALVLQVGARPAEILQRYRKLTADRRVDGIFMLDLEVDDPRIPLVQELELPAVAVNPDDDFPLPAVRQDADGGVRATVQHLVGLGHRRIGYVGGRAQLIHSVQRERAWRGALLEVGLEPGPVIPGDFSYIGGAAAATAMLALDEPPTAVMCANDLSAMGFIARAEDLGIDVPGGLSVAGFDDIRLGTYVRPALTTVRTAPREIGRESGRLLINLIEGHDVGDTRIADAELVVRDSTSVVPPGR
- a CDS encoding ABC transporter substrate-binding protein, which produces MATMRLRGNAAIRRLFAGVAVVATIGVLAACSSTDAGSSNGEPSGKLQLLVSSSDATDAGFRAVNDAFKKKYPAVDVVFSTVSNDNYPATKSSRLTAGNLDLFVVKGMTETPTYAKDSATDDARLAAAGGLVDLTKESFLKKFTPTLLASQAIDGKQYAVPTGVSYYTGVFYNKKIFADNGLAVPTTWSQFTTVVDALKAKGVTPFGLGGKDSWPAGLPMLASVASLYPTAADKQQLAENLWTNTAKLTDPTEVKVLQQTEYVLQNSQQGAAGADYTTIPSGFAAGDFAMTVDGTWDQPTIAAAVAGKFDYGYFPFPGSDKAADNALLNGKTELQLAIPSSAKNKTAALAWLDFFSQKQNYELFLGKSGFSPAQPDISTSDFLQSIGQYTATYQPAWDQIWFANNKAGQDAVFPFNYPALTPLGSDTPEQAAQAAQKAWTAAG
- a CDS encoding carbohydrate ABC transporter permease, which translates into the protein MADTFPFPRRTPMRITFGIAMLLLGVFGFIPAIGVLVASFTDLRGLPGLPINFVGVQNYVDFFSPAKWADSANALTNTVVFAFASTVIQIVVALAIAILLNRKLKGRNFYRAVVFMPTILGVTVTGLVWSLIFNVSGGPAASVLGLFGKHSAFFGDPHLALALVILVQVWMVLGVSVIIFLSGLQAVPEELHEAAEIDGASAWQRFRNVTVPLLAPAITANVLLGIVNALQSYQLIYVLSGPNNRSTQVLSLLVYVQGFGGASGTTLSQSQGYAAAVSMVQFVLVAIISITALVILRRREAKL
- a CDS encoding carbohydrate ABC transporter permease; translation: MTTTNTSTGTDATTAPMPDSRAESVPPREPGRPRRIRRIPIGAYLCALILLVLFLFPLLYLLNTALKSQAEFVSDPVGLVSDPQWGNFAAAWNKGNFGAYILNSVLYTAAGSAIGTVLTLLLAFPVARGYIRGARVWSIVFVLVLFLPNALITQFQLLLRLGLYDTQLGYILLVGVGVGVGPLLLSGFVKSIPRELDEAAAMDGVGYWRYLFGFVFPLARPALVTIFILQAVWIWNEIILATVLLADPTKFPVTVGLYAFKGTYGNQWPLLAAATFIVAAPLIVGYIFIQRYLVNGVVGAIKG
- a CDS encoding glycoside hydrolase family 130 protein; protein product: MSTTTTTSTTISTDIPYALERVGIVMEPDPRDPRQVEGVLNPATVQTPDGAVHLFPRLVAERNVSRIGRAPIVIADGVPAGVGEVAIVLEADRGWEHGTDHGGVEDPRITPLKDLGVYVMSYVAFGPLGPKPALAISTDGIDWRRIGPIQFQYDDDLDTDLNLFPNKDVVFFPEIVPGPDGVPSFALLHRPMWDLSFTRPNENPPLPAGMLDDRAGIWISYVPVDEAERDLSALVRPRGHRFVAGPVHDWEALKIGAGPAPLRVPEGWLLLHHGVTGSLGAGAFVPHAFDVHYVVGAILLDADDPSRVLARTSEPLMTPETAEETAGTVANVIFPTAIEEINGEHFVFFGAADTRISVARLIRTAD